One window of the Eucalyptus grandis isolate ANBG69807.140 chromosome 6, ASM1654582v1, whole genome shotgun sequence genome contains the following:
- the LOC104450123 gene encoding LOW QUALITY PROTEIN: probable LRR receptor-like serine/threonine-protein kinase At4g36180 (The sequence of the model RefSeq protein was modified relative to this genomic sequence to represent the inferred CDS: inserted 2 bases in 2 codons): MASPSSPSLPPSLPPPPPPPPPATLLCCTNTPLHPPFPHHLVPQNPNATHIALSLPPSSPSRAPRFFAMAAPTALSSFLLLLALSLSCLSCLSSSSSAAPAPANFSRAEITALLAFRRGLRDPRGAADGWDPSTPXAPCDWRGVLCYAGRVRELRLAGLQLXGRLGGSLGDLHELRRLSLHSNALAGPIPPALSRCSLLRAVYLQDNSLSGGLPAAILNLANLQVLDVARNLLSGGVPGDMPPSLRLLDLSSNEFSGEVPANFSASSHLRVVNFSYNRFVGRVPSGFGALQELEYLWLDSNLLFGTLPSAMANCSSLVHLSIEDNMLQGLLPGTIGTIPKLQLLSLTGNNLSGSIPFSLFCNGSVDSSSLRFVGLGFNSFTGISEPPSWKCITSLEVLDLHENHVRGVFPYWLTYASTSLKVTDLSGNFFSGILPAGIGNLSRLEELRLANNSLRGVIPNEISKCSFLQVLDLEGNQFSGQIPGFLSQLSSLKLISLKKNMFDGSIPQGLGSLSGLENLDLSNNNLTGGVPEGLMQLKNLSTLNLGSNKFSGEVPSGIGELKGLLVLNLSNCGFSGNVPGSIGSLMRLTTLDLSKQNLSGQLPIEIFGLPSLQIVALEENSLSGVPEGFSSLISLQYLNLTANLFHGTIPMTYGFLQSLAVLSISGNNISGPIPVELGNCSYLEVLELRSNRLKGPIPSRFSGLSHLKRLDLGQNNLTGEIPEELSQCFSLTTLFLDSNRFSGHIPDSLSKLLNLTSLDLSSNNLSGRIPANLSAIPGLIYLNVSYNNLEGEIPQALGFRFNDPSVYKMNGKLCGKPLAQECPNVTVKKRKRLILFIALIIAGACILALCCCGYVYSLLRWRKKLRGAAGEKKRSPRTSSGAERGRGSGENGEAKLVMFKSKMTYSEALEATRQFDEENVLSRGRYGLVFKASFQDGMVLAIRRLLNGSINERTFRKEAEALGKIKHRNLTVLRGYYAGPPDVRLLIYDYMPNGNLATLLQEASHRDGHVLNWPMRHLITLGVARGLAFLHSMNMVHGDLKPQNVLFDADFESHLSEFGLDRLVSVTTAEASSSATPVGTLSYVSPEATLSGQSTKESDVYSFGIVLLEILTGKKPVTFNEDEDIVKWVKKQLQKGQISELIEPGLLELDPESSEWEEFLLGVKVGLLCTAPDPLDRPSMADVVLMLEGCRVGPDIPSSADPTSLPSPA; this comes from the exons AtggcctctccttcttctccatctCTGCCACCATCtctgccaccaccaccaccacctcccccACCAGCAACGCTCCTCTGCTGCACTAACACTCCCCTCCATCCCCCATTCCCCCACCATCTCGTCCCCCAAAACCCTAACGCAACCCACAttgctctctccctccctccctcctctccctctaGAGCGCCCAGGTTCTTCGCCATGGCAGCACCAACggctctctcctccttcctcctcctcctcgcattGTCGCTCTCCTGCCTCTCctgcctctcctcctcctcctccgcggCGCCCGCGCCCGCCAACTTCTCCCGCGCCGAAATCACGGCCCTCCTGGCCTTCCGGCGCGGCCTCCGCGACCCGCGCGGCGCCGCGGACGGGTGGGACCCTTCCACCC TCGCCCCCTGCGACTGGCGCGGCGTCCTCTGCTACGCCGGCCGCGTCCGCGAGCTCCGCCTCGCCGGCCTCCAGC GGGGCCGGCTCGGCGGCTCCCTCGGCGACCTGCATGAGCTCCGCAGGCTCAGCCTCCACTCCaacgccctcgccggccccatCCCGCCGGCGCTCTCCCGGTGCTCCCTCCTCCGCGCCGTCTACCTCCAGGACAACTCCCTCTCCGGCGGCCTCCCCGCGGCGATCCTCAACCTCGCCAACCTCCAGGTCCTCGACGTCGCCCGCAACCTCCTCTCCGGCGGGGTCCCCGGCGACATGCCCCCGAGCTTGCGGTTGCTCGATTTGTCGTCGAACGAGTTCTCCGGCGAGGTCCCGGCGAACTTCTCGGCGAGCTCCCATCTCCGGGTCGTCAACTTTTCGTACAACCGGTTCGTGGGGAGAGTCCCGTCCGGTTTTGGAGCGTTGCAGGAGCTCGAGTACTTGTGGCTAGACTCCAACCTCTTGTTCGGAACTCTTCCCTCGGCGATGGCAAATTGTTCCTCGCTCGTGCATTTGAGCATCGAAGACAACATGCTTCAGGGCTTGCTTCCGGGGACCATCGGGACGATCCCGAAGCTTCAACTTCTGTCCCTGACGGGCAATAATCTCTCCGgttcaattcctttttctttgttctgtAATGGTTCGGTTGATTCGAGTTCACTGAGGTTCGTTGGTTTGGGGTTTAATTCTTTCACGGGAATTTCCGAGCCGCCAAGTTGGAAGTGCATTACTTCTCTGGAGGTTTTGGACCTTCACGAGAATCATGTACGGGGTGTTTTTCCATATTGGTTGACGTATGCGTCGACGTCACTGAAAGTGACCGACCTTTCTGGGAATTTTTTTTCTGGTATTTTACCTGCTGGTATTGGAAACCTGTCAAGACTGGAGGAGCTTAGGTTGGCTAATAACTCTCTAAGGGGAGTCATTCCGAACGAAATTTCGAAATGCAGCTTTTTGCAAGTCCTTGATCTTGAGGGGAACCAGTTTTCAGGCCAGATTCCGGGGTTTTTGAGTCAGTTGAGTAGCTTGAAATTGATTTCCTTgaaaaagaacatgtttgaCGGTTCGATTCCACAGGGTCTTGGAAGCCTTTCAGGGCTCGAGAATTTGGATCTTAGCAATAACAATCTGACTGGAGGTGTGCCTGAAGGGTTAATGCAACTCAAGAATTTGAGTACTCTAAATTTGGGCAGTAACAAGTTCTCTGGTGAAGTTCCTTCTGGTATTGGGGAGTTGAAGGGTTTGCTAGTTTTGAACTTGAGTAATTGTGGATTTTCGGGAAACGTCCCTGGGAGCATCGGGAGTCTTATGAGATTAACGACTTTGGACCTGAGTAAGCAAAATCTCTCTGGGCAATTGccaattgaaatttttgggCTGCCGAGCTTGCAAATTGTTGCCTTGGAAGAGAACAGTTTATCTGGGGTTCCTGAAGGTTTCAGCAGTTTAATTTCTTTGCAATATCTGAACCTTACAGCGAATTTGTTTCACGGCACAATTCCAATGACTTATGGATTCCTTCAGTCGTTAGCTGTTCTCTCCATATCTGGAAACAATATTTCTGGTCCCATTCCAGTTGAGCTTGGTAACTGTTCCTATCTTGAAGTACTTGAACTTCGTTCAAATAGATTGAAGGGTCCAATTCCGAGCAGATTCTCTGGCCTCTCTCATTTGAAGAGGCTTGACTTGGGTCAGAACAATTTAACAGGAGAAATTCCTGAGGAGTTGTCTCAATGCTTCTCTTTGACTACTCTGTTTTTGGATTCGAATCGTTTTTCAGGCCATATACCCGATTCTTTGTCAAAACTACTGAACCTGACTTCATTAGATCTTTCTTCTAACAACTTGAGTGGAAGAATTCCAGCAAATCTTTCAGCCATACCAGGATTGATATACTTAAATGTATCATACAATAATCTCGAGGGCGAGATTCCACAAGCACTGGGTTTTCGGTTCAATGATCCTTCTGTAtataaaatgaatggaaaattaTGCGGCAAGCCCTTGGCTCAAGAATGCCCAAATGTGACtgttaagaaaagaaaaaggctgaTTCTTTTCATTGCTTTAATTATAGCTGGAGCTTGTATTTTGGCGTTGTGCTGCTGTGGTTATGTGTACAGCCTCCTGAGGTGGCGAAAGAAGCTTAGAGGAGCAGCTGGGGAAAAGAAGCGAAGTCCTCGTACAAGCTCAGGAGCAGAAAGGGGCCGGGGAAGCGGAGAAAATGGAGAGGCAAAGCTCGTCATGTTCAAGAGCAAGATGACATATTCAGAAGCGCTAGAAGCAACTAGACAATTTGATGAGGAGAATGTACTAAGCCGAGGAAGATATGGGCTTGTCTTCAAAGCCTCATTTCAAGATGGGATGGTCCTTGCAATACGTCGCCTCCTCAATGGATCAATCAATGAGCGAACATTTCGTAAAGAAGCAGAAGCACTAGGCAAGATCAAGCACCGCAATCTGACAGTCCTACGTGGCTACTATGCTGGACCACCCGACGTAAGGCTACTTATTTATGATTACATGCCTAATGGGAACTTGGCCACTCTCCTTCAAGAGGCATCTCACCGGGATGGGCATGTTCTCAATTGGCCAATGCGTCATCTCATCACGCTTGGAGTTGCTCGAGGGCTCGCTTTCTTGCACTCAATGAATATGGTTCATGGTGACTTGAAGCCTCAGAACGTGCTATTTGATGCAGATTTCGAATCCCATCTATCAGAGTTTGGTTTGGACCGTCTGGTCTCAGTCACTACAGCTGaagcctcctcctccgccactcCGGTGGGCACGCTCAGTTACGTGTCACCTGAGGCAACACTATCTGGGCAATCGACAAAGGAGTCGGATGTGTACAGCTTTGGGATTGTCCTATTGGAAATACTGACTGGGAAGAAACCTGTCACGTTCAACGAAGATGAGGACATTGTGAAGTGGGTTAAGAAGCAATTGCAAAAGGGTCAAATTTCAGAGCTAATTGAGCCTGGTCTGCTGGAGCTGGACCCTGAGTCATCAGAGTGGGAAGAGTTTTTACTGGGAGTCAAAGTGGGACTTCTTTGCACAGCACCTGATCCACTCGACAGACCATCCATGGCTGATGTTGTCCTCATGCTTGAAGGGTGTAGGGTTGGACCTGATATTCCCTCTTCAGCTGACCCTACTTCTTTGCCTTCCCCTGCATGA
- the LOC104450125 gene encoding VQ motif-containing protein 19-like yields the protein MSCTNNRAARNSAQPLTPKLITDSSPTTFVQADTTTFKQVVQMLTGSSETARQASTMIQDPTPPPSRSVKPPTTSSPTKQGNKLYERRNNHLGNWDIMDAVVPGNSSQKIPRFLSPRCNGEMSPSALDFPNKLVLSPVTPLREDPFRKSSSPSGGLSKEEKAVAAKGFYLRPSPINSPRDAEPKLLQLFPTTSGASSFRER from the coding sequence ATGAGTTGCACCAACAATAGGGCGGCGCGGAATTCTGCCCAACCGCTCACCCCGAAACTCATCACCGACTCGTCCCCGACAACCTTTGTCCAAGCAGACACCACCACCTTTAAGCAAGTAGTGCAAATGCTCACTGGGTCGTCCGAAACAGCGAGACAAGCTTCGACCATGATCCAAGATCCAACGCCGCCTCCTTCGAGAAGCGTGAAACCTCCTACGACAAGTAGTCCTACAAAGCAAGGCAACAAGCTGTACGAGAGGAGGAACAACCACCTCGGGAACTGGGACATCATGGACGCTGTAGTTCCCGGTAACTCATCTCAGAAAATTCCCCGGTTCTTGTCGCCCAGATGTAATGGGGAGATGTCGCCAAGCGCACTGGATTTTCCGAATAAGCTTGTGCTTAGCCCTGTCACACCTTTGAGGGAAGACCCCTTTCGCaagtcttcttctccttcgggAGGTTTGTCCAAGGAGGAGAAGGCTGTAGCTGCTAAGGGGTTTTATTTGCGCCCGTCGCCAATAAACTCTCCCCGAGACGCAGAACCAAAGCTTTTGCAGCTCTTCCCTACAACTTCAGGTGCTAGTTCTTTcagagagagatga
- the LOC104450126 gene encoding dynamin-related protein 5A, with amino-acid sequence MAATNTSLTTPTKTPSSQSAHPKRSLHNPDPSASRFEAYNRLQAAAVAFGEKLPIPEIVALGGQSDGKSSLLEALLGFRFNVREVEMGTRRPLILQMVHDPSALEPRCRFQEEDSEEYGSPVVSSSTIADIIKSRTVALLKKTKTAVSSNPIVMRTEYAHCPNLTIIDTPGFVLKAKKGEPESTPDEILQMVKSLASPPHRILVFLQQSSVEWCSSLWLDAIREIDPSFRRTVIVVSKFDNRLKEFSDRWEVDRYLSASGYLGENTRPFFVALPKDRTTVSNEEFRRQISRVDEEVLRHLREGIKGGFDEEKFKTHIGFGCLREYLEFELQKRYKEAAPATLALLEQRCNEVTSDLSRMDSKIQATSDVTHLRRSAMIYAASISNHVGALLDGAADPAPEQWGKTTIEEQSQSGVGSWPGVTADIRPANANLRLYGGAAFERVMHEFRCAAYSIECPPLSREKVANILLAHAGRGRGRGLTEAAAEIARAAARSWLAPMLETACERLAFVLLNLFDIALERNRGHDSDSNSGKDGNMEGYVGFHAALRRAYYRFIKDISKQCKELVQHHLDSVTSSYSEVCYENDFQCGFGSSGMSFSKLNQGSVSLFLELSEKGAAPREETMRDQENVPPEKSTSEITPGKGTDGRETLRESQMTIPETPSPDQLCDMAINVIKKEAGNYVEAGPRKRNSRITGNSRQMEHLRVQNGGILFGNGDACSKPGSAYSEICSSAAQHFARIREVLVERSVTSALNSGFLTPCQERLVVSLGLDLFAVNDEKFMDMFVAPGAIDDLQNERQSLQKRQKILQSCLNEFKTVARTL; translated from the exons ATGGCGGCCACCAACACCTCCCTCACCACACCCACCAAGACTCCCTCTTCGCAGTCCGCTCACCCCAAGCGGTCCCTCCACAACCCCGACCCGTCCGCCTCTCGCTTCGAGGCCTACAACCGCCTCCAGGCGGCCGCCGTCGCGTTCGGCGAGAAGCTCCCGATTCCCGAGATAGTCGCCCTGGGCGGCCAGTCCGACGGCAAGAGCTCCCTCCTCGAGGCGCTGCTCGGGTTCCGATTCAACGTCCGCGAGGTCGAAATGGGGACCCGCAGGCCCCTCATCCTGCAAATGGTGCATGATCCCTCGGCGCTCGAGCCGCGCTGCCGATTCCAG GAGGAGGATTCTGAAGAGTATGGAAGCCCAGTTGTTTCATCATCTACCATTGCGGACATTATAAAATCTCGAACGGTAGCACTCTTGAAGAAGACAAAGACCGCAGTGTCATCTAACCCAATTGTGATGAGAACCGAATATGCTCATTGTCCAAATCTCACAATTATTGACACCCCTGGTTTTGTTCTTAAG GCAAAGAAGGGAGAGCCGGAGAGCACCCCTGATGAGATTCTTCAAATGGTTAAGTCATTGGCTAGTCCTCCTCATAGAATTCTTGTGTTCCTTCAACAAAGTAGTGTTGAATGGTGCTCATCATTGTGGTTGGATGCAATTCGTGAAATTGACCCATCTTTCAGAAGGACAGTGATTGTTGTCTCAAAATTTGATAATCGTCTCAAG GAGTTTAGTGACCGGTGGGAGGTGGACAGATATTTGAGTGCTAGTGGATATCTTGGAGAAAATACACGTCCATTTTTTGTTGCCCTGCCAAAGGATAGGACCACAGTTTCAAATGAGGAATTTCGTCGGCAAATTTCCCGAGTGGATGAAGAGGTCTTGCGTCATTTACGTGAAGGCATCAAGGGAggatttgatgaagaaaagttcAAGACCCACATTGGGTTTGGTTGTTTGAGAGAGTACTTGGAATTCGAGCTTCAGAAGAGATACAAAGAAGCCGCGCCTGCAACCCTTGCTTTGCTTGAGCAGCGTTGCAATGAAGTTACGAGTGATCTATCTAGGATGGACTCAAAGATACAAGCAACTTCTGATGTCACTCATCTGAGGAGGTCTGCAATGATATATGCTGCTTCTATCAGCAATCACGTG GGAGCTTTGCTTGATGGAGCAGCAGATCCTGCACCAGAGCAATGGGGCAAAACAACCATTGAGGAGCAGTCACAGAGTGGTGTGGGAAGTTGGCCTGGTGTCACAGCAGATATCAGACCTGCCAATGCTAATCTTCGGCTTTATGGAGGAGCTGCATTTGAGAGAGTCATGCATGAATTTAGATGTGCAGCTTATTCTATTGAATGCCCTCCGCTGTCAAGGGAGAAG GTGGCGAATATATTGCTCGCCCATGCTGGACGAGGCAGGGGCAGAGGACTGACGGAAGCAGCTGCAGAGATTGCTCGTGCTGCTGCTCGCTCATGGCTTGCTCCTATGCTGGAAACTGCTTGTGAAAGGCTTGCCTTTGTTTTATTGAATCTGTTTGATATTGCTCTTGAGAGAAATCGTGGCCATGACTCAGACT CAAATAGTGGGAAAGATGGAAATATGGAGGGATATGTTGGCTTCCATGCTGCTTTAAGGCGTGCTTACTATCGCTTTATAAAGGATATTTCCAAACAGTGCAAGGAATTAGTTCAACATCACCTCGATTCAGTTACAAGCTCATATTCAGAGGTCTGTTATGAAAACGACTTCCAATGTGGCTTTGGCTCAAGTGGGATGTCATTTTCTAAACTAAACCAGGGTTCAGTTTCACTATTTCTTGAGTTATCTGAAAAGGGGGCAGCACCCCGTGAGGAGACAATGAGAGATCAAGAGAATGTACCTCCTGAAAAGAGCACATCAGAAATCACCCCAGGGAAAGGCACGGATGGGAGAGAAACTCTTCGAGAAAGCCAAATGACCATTCCTGAAACTCCATCACCTGATCAATTATGTGATATGGCCATTAATGTGATCAAGAAGGAAGCAGGAAACTATGTAGAGGCTGGGCCAAGAAAACGAAATTCAAGAATAACAGGCAATAGCAGACAAATGGAGCACTTAAGAGTTCAAAATGGAGGAATTTTATTTGGCAATGGTGATGCATGTTCAAAACCAGGGTCGGCTTACTCCGAAATCTGTTCATCTGCTGCCCAGCATTTTGCACGGATCCGTGAAGTCCTCGTTGAGCGAAGTGTGACATCAGCCCTGAACTCTGGATTTTTGACCCCTTG CCAGGAGAGGCTTGTGGTGTCACTGGGGTTGGATTTGTTTGCTGTGAATGATGAGAAATTCATGGACATGTTTGTGGCACCTGGTGCTATTGATGATCTGCAGAATGAAAGACAGTCTCTTCAGAAACGTCAGAAAATTCTGCAGTCTTGCTTGAATGAATTCAAGACAGTGGCCCGGACACTCTGA
- the LOC120294848 gene encoding LOW QUALITY PROTEIN: proton pump-interactor 1-like (The sequence of the model RefSeq protein was modified relative to this genomic sequence to represent the inferred CDS: deleted 2 bases in 1 codon), with translation MAIEIAGFEMAPAPMETPYEKDNGQFDKGTKLGEAVTFGSHEEKPILGEGNQVSEVNFPKDAVDEWPAPKRIHTFYIMKFRSYEDPSIKVKIEQADKEIQRRNQAKFQITDALREKRSERSDLIAQLRALGEENRTFHSILDEKKKDMEPLHEALGKLRHANTGGRGSGLCSSEEELNQLIQSLNYHIQHESIPLTEEKQILREIKQLEGTREKVIANAAMKAEVQKSVGEKEAIQDRVKLIGAGLDEVRKDQQAVKAKIKVLKEELEAIDAEIKSLQDELSTVIQKKDKAYETIYEMRRKRDEVNANFYRNRTLLNQVKELAARRDVRAIEEITHSEVEGFFALWNGPRSFREDYEKRIASSLDFRQMSKDGRTKSPDEKPVAAVGDSVSSETETVVKTSAKRAKEDPKSTVQHNTAPVQKVQKDTVSKAQKETVTKAQKETVTKAQIETVTKVKDIETTPEHHELAEKENADAQKPPKATPPVVTEVDPVKLKEMKREEEIAKAKQAMERKKKLAEKNAAKAAIKAQKEAEKKLKERERKARKKAAASTPATDSDEAAQLPEESVENEKVDSGVEAVLPAKEKPIKENPVRNRIRPKGGAESLPKAILKRKKSSNYWIYVAPVALAVVLLLLVLGYYYTY, from the exons atggctaTTGAGATTGCGGGATTTGAGATGGCCCCGGCACCCATGGAGACTCCGTATGAGAAGGATAATGGGCAATTTGATAAGGGCACAAAGCTCGGTGAGGCCGTGACGTTCGGCTCGCACGAGGAGAAGCCCATTTTGGGGGAAGGTAACCAGGTTTCGGAAGTGAATTTTCCGAAGGATGCTGTCGATGAATGGCCCGCGCCTAAACGGATCCACACTTTCTATATCATGAAGTTTCGCTCTTATGAGGACCCATccatcaaagtcaaaatcgagcAGGCTGATAAAGAGATTCAGCGGAGGAATCAGGCCAAGTTCCAGATCACTGACGCATTGAGGGAGAAGAGG TCAGAGAGGTCAGACCTGATTGCTCAATTGAGAGCTCTGGGGGAGGAGAATAGGACCTTTCATAGTATTCTGGAcgagaagaaaaaggatatgGAGCCCCTGCACGAGGCACTGGGCAAGCTTCGCCATGCAAACACCGGTGGTCGAGGAAGTGGCTTGTGCTCCTCTGAGGAAGAACTTAATCAGCTT ATCCAGAGCTTGAATTACCACATCCAGCATGAGAGTATCCCATTAACAGAGGAGAAGCAAATTCTGCGGGAGATTAAGCAGCTTGAGGGGACTCGGGAGAAAGTCATTGCAAATGCTGCAATGAAGGCAGAGGTTCAAAAGTCAGTTGGAGAGAAAGAAGCCATTCAAGACCGAGTCAAA CTAATAGGTGCTGGTCTGGACGAGGTTCGGAAAGATCAGCAGGCGGTTAAGGCAAAAATTAAGGTTCTTAAGGAAGAGCTGGAGGCAATAGATGCGGAAATCAAGTCTTTGCAAGATGAGTTGTCAACTGTTATCCAGAAGAAGGATAAGGCATACGAAACTATCTACGAAATGAGGAGAAAGCGTGATGAAGTG AATGCCAATTTTTACCGTAATCGTACCCTCTTGAACCAAGTCAAAGAGCTTGCAGCGAGGAGAGATGTCAGAGCTATTGAAGAAATAACTCATTCTGAG GTTGAGGGGTTCTTTGCTCTCTGGAACGGTCCCAGAAGTTTCAGGGAGGATTATGAGAAAAGAATCGCATCATCTCTGGATTTTAGACAGATGAGTAAAGATGGACGAACAAAGTCCCCTGACGAGAAGCCAGTGGCTGCAGTGGGAGATTCAGTATCCTCGGAAACAGAGACGGTAGTCAAGACCAGTGCAAAAAGG GCAAAGGAGGATCCCAAGTCAACGGTGCAGCACAATACTGCTCCTGTGCAAAAGGTCCAGAAAGACACTGTTTCGAAAGCCCAGAAAGAGACTGTTACGAAAGCCCAGAAAGAGACTGTTACGAAAGCCCAGATAGAGACTGTTACTAAAGTAAAGGATATTGAAACCACACCCGAGCATCATGAACTAGCTGAGAAGGAGAATGCTGATGCACAGAAACCTCCAAAGGCCACACCACCGGTGGTTACTGAGGTCGATCCTGTGAAGCtgaaagagatgaaaagagaggaggagattGCTAAAGCTAAGCAGGCTatggagaggaagaagaagctggcGGAGAAAAATGCTGCCAAAGCAGCTATTAAAGCACAAAAGGAAGCTGAAAAGAAACTCAAG GAACGGGAAAGGAAGGCAAGGAAGAAAGCTGCTGCATCTACTCCCGCTACTGATTCGGATGAAGCGGCTCAATTACCTGAAGAATCTGTAGAAAATGAGAAGGTGGATTCAGGTGTCGAGGCTGTTCTTCCTGCGAAGGAGAAGCCCATCAAGGAGAATCCGGTCAGAAACAGGATCCGTCCAAAAGGTGGTGCAGAATCGCTCCCGAAGGCAATACTCAAGAGGAAGAAGTCGAGCAACTATTGGATTTATGTTGCTCCGGTTGCTCTCGCAGTTGTTCTATTGCTACTAGTGTTAGGATACTACTATACTTACTGA